In a genomic window of Caloenas nicobarica isolate bCalNic1 chromosome 1, bCalNic1.hap1, whole genome shotgun sequence:
- the SMCO4 gene encoding single-pass membrane and coiled-coil domain-containing protein 4, with protein sequence MRQLRGKPKKETSKDKKERKQAMQEARQQITTVVLPTLAVVVVLIVVFVYVATRPNTTE encoded by the coding sequence ATGAGGCAGCTAAGAGGAAAACCCAAGAAAGAGACCTCGAAagataaaaaggagagaaaacaggcaATGCAAGAGGCCCGGCAACAAATCACCACGGTGGTGCTTCCCACGCTGGCTGTTGTAGTCGTGCTCattgttgtgtttgtttatgtAGCAACTCGTCCAAATACAACCGAATGA